A single region of the Sphingomonas sp. LY29 genome encodes:
- the tolB gene encoding Tol-Pal system beta propeller repeat protein TolB, giving the protein MSIRLFALLTLLAPMPALAQEEPPPVEVEIVGGGVKGNVTIAIPAFPSQAGPGDGVGRQIAEVISADLRSTGLFTPLGPNGVATYGASQAATPAYPTWRAAGASALVSGYVESGAGGRLTLACYLFDVTAGRELARQGFAVNAGDWRRAAHKCADLVYSRLSGEQPFLDTRVVYVAETGPKNARVKRIAIMDSDGSNHRYLTPGQATVLTPRFSPRGDKLVYMSYQGRRPRVYVMDMASGSTRLLVPGTAFTFAPRFSPDGNRIVFSMASGGNTDIYVVGANGGTPQRLTSTPGADTAPSFSPDGRRITFESDRSGSQQIYVMNDDGSGQRRISFGGGAFATPVWSPRGDLIAFTKIGGGAFRVGVMNSSGSGERLLTNAWQDEGPSWAPNGQFVMFHRTAQGSGNATLYSVSINGGQPRRMPTPVGGSDPSWSPLND; this is encoded by the coding sequence ATGAGCATCCGCCTGTTCGCCCTGCTGACCCTGCTCGCGCCGATGCCGGCGCTGGCGCAGGAAGAGCCGCCCCCCGTCGAGGTCGAGATCGTCGGCGGCGGCGTGAAGGGCAATGTCACCATCGCCATTCCCGCCTTCCCCAGCCAGGCGGGTCCCGGCGACGGCGTCGGGCGCCAGATCGCCGAAGTGATCAGCGCCGATTTGCGCTCGACCGGGCTGTTCACGCCGCTCGGACCCAACGGCGTCGCCACCTACGGCGCATCGCAGGCGGCGACCCCGGCCTATCCGACGTGGCGCGCGGCGGGCGCTTCCGCACTCGTGTCCGGCTATGTGGAGAGCGGCGCCGGCGGTCGGCTGACGCTCGCCTGCTATCTGTTCGACGTGACCGCGGGCCGCGAGCTTGCGCGGCAGGGCTTCGCGGTCAACGCTGGCGACTGGCGCCGCGCCGCGCACAAGTGCGCCGACCTTGTCTATTCGCGTCTGTCGGGTGAACAGCCGTTCCTCGATACGCGCGTCGTCTATGTCGCCGAAACCGGTCCGAAGAATGCGCGCGTAAAGCGGATCGCGATCATGGACAGCGACGGATCCAACCATCGCTACCTGACGCCCGGGCAGGCGACCGTGCTGACCCCGCGCTTCAGCCCGCGCGGCGACAAGCTGGTCTACATGAGCTATCAGGGCCGCCGTCCGCGCGTCTACGTGATGGACATGGCCAGCGGCTCGACCCGCCTGCTCGTCCCCGGCACCGCCTTCACCTTCGCCCCGCGCTTTTCGCCTGACGGCAACCGCATCGTCTTTTCGATGGCTAGCGGCGGCAATACCGACATTTATGTCGTAGGCGCTAATGGCGGCACTCCGCAGCGTCTGACATCGACCCCGGGCGCCGACACCGCGCCCAGCTTCTCGCCCGACGGTCGGCGCATCACGTTCGAAAGCGACCGATCGGGCAGCCAGCAAATCTACGTCATGAACGACGACGGGTCGGGCCAGCGCCGGATCAGCTTCGGCGGCGGCGCCTTCGCCACCCCGGTGTGGAGCCCGCGCGGCGACCTGATCGCCTTCACCAAGATCGGTGGCGGCGCTTTTCGTGTCGGCGTGATGAATTCGTCGGGCAGCGGCGAACGCCTGCTGACCAACGCGTGGCAGGACGAGGGGCCGAGCTGGGCCCCCAACGGCCAGTTCGTCATGTTCCACCGCACCGCACAGGGGTCGGGCAACGCGACCCTCTACTCGGTCAGCATCAATGGCGGACAGCCACGCCGAATGCCGACCCCCGTCGGCGGATCCGATCCCAGCTGGTCGCCGCTCAACGATTGA
- the panC gene encoding pantoate--beta-alanine ligase: MQIVRELSDLAAALAPWRANGETIALVPTMGALHAGHLALIAEARTRADRVAATIFVNPLQFAPTDDLDRYPRREAEDAALLGEAGCDLLWTPTATQLYPEGFETTVHVAGVSERWDGAARPGHFDGVATVVAKLFLAVRPTTAIFGEKDFQQLAVIRRMERDLGLGIAIHGVETVRDADGLALSSRNAYLSADERKRALALPMALEQARREISEGEPVSEVLDAARQSLRDAGFERIDYVALVDAATLEPVRTAEGEMRLLAAAVIGTTRLIDNIRVVSATVSN, translated from the coding sequence ATGCAAATTGTTCGTGAATTGAGCGATTTGGCCGCCGCGCTGGCGCCATGGCGCGCGAACGGCGAGACGATCGCCCTCGTCCCGACGATGGGGGCGCTCCACGCCGGGCACCTCGCGTTGATCGCCGAAGCGCGGACCAGGGCCGACCGCGTCGCCGCTACGATCTTCGTCAATCCGCTTCAGTTCGCGCCGACCGACGACCTCGATCGCTATCCGCGGCGCGAGGCCGAGGACGCCGCATTGCTGGGGGAGGCTGGATGCGACCTGCTGTGGACCCCGACCGCGACGCAGTTATACCCCGAGGGATTCGAGACCACGGTGCATGTCGCCGGGGTCAGCGAGCGCTGGGACGGCGCGGCGCGGCCGGGTCATTTTGACGGGGTCGCGACGGTGGTCGCCAAGCTGTTCCTGGCGGTGCGACCGACAACAGCGATTTTCGGCGAAAAGGATTTCCAGCAGCTCGCGGTGATCCGCCGGATGGAGCGCGACCTTGGCCTTGGCATCGCCATTCACGGTGTCGAGACGGTCCGCGATGCCGATGGCCTCGCCCTGTCTTCGCGCAACGCCTACCTCAGCGCTGACGAACGGAAGCGGGCGCTTGCGCTGCCGATGGCGCTGGAACAGGCACGGCGCGAGATTTCTGAAGGCGAGCCGGTGAGCGAGGTGCTCGACGCGGCGCGGCAATCGCTCCGCGATGCGGGTTTCGAGCGGATCGACTATGTCGCGCTGGTGGACGCCGCTACGCTCGAACCGGTCAGGACCGCTGAAGGCGAGATGCGACTTCTGGCGGCCGCAGTGATCGGAACGACCCGACTGATCGATAACATTCGTGTCGTTTCGGCAACAGTTTCCAATTAG
- the pgmG gene encoding phosphoglucomutase/phosphomannomutase PgmG: MHQFNRTILREYDVRGIVGSTLFPEDARALGRSYAALAIGEGAKRIAVGRDGRTHSPEMEAALLQGLTEGGLDVVKIGMGPSPMLYFAVATLDVDGGIQVTGSHNPADYNGFKMLLNGRSVFGTEIQDLGRRAAEGDWTEGQGQVSETDVIDDYVDALVKGFDGNAYRIGWDAGNGAGGPVLEKLVKRLPGEHFTLYTDVDGRFPNHHPDPTVEANLADLKKLVADKKLDFGIAFDGDADRIGAVDGEGRVIWGDQLLMVLAGPVLKDLPGATIIADVKASQTLFDRIAEMGGTPLMWNTGHSLIKSKMKETGAPLAGEMSGHIFFKHEWYGFDDALYAAVRLIRAVSQSGKSLTQLKSEMPVSVATPELRFQVDESRKFAVVGEVAERLAAEGASVDKTDGVRVKTDDGWWLLRASNTQDVLVARAEARDQAGLDRLMGTVNSQLEASGIEAVEAAH; this comes from the coding sequence ATGCACCAGTTCAATCGTACCATCCTGCGCGAATATGACGTGCGGGGCATCGTCGGATCGACCCTGTTTCCCGAGGACGCGCGCGCGCTCGGCCGCAGCTATGCCGCGCTGGCGATCGGCGAAGGCGCCAAGCGGATCGCGGTCGGCCGCGACGGCCGCACCCATTCCCCCGAGATGGAAGCCGCGTTGCTCCAAGGCCTGACCGAAGGCGGGCTCGACGTGGTCAAGATCGGCATGGGCCCCTCGCCGATGCTCTATTTCGCGGTCGCGACGCTCGACGTCGACGGTGGCATCCAGGTTACCGGCAGCCACAATCCGGCCGACTATAACGGTTTCAAGATGCTGCTGAACGGCCGCTCGGTGTTCGGCACTGAGATCCAAGACCTCGGCCGCCGCGCCGCGGAAGGCGACTGGACCGAAGGCCAGGGCCAGGTCAGCGAGACGGACGTGATCGACGATTATGTCGATGCGCTGGTCAAGGGCTTCGACGGCAATGCCTATCGGATCGGCTGGGACGCGGGCAACGGCGCCGGCGGTCCGGTGCTCGAAAAGCTGGTGAAGCGCCTGCCGGGCGAGCACTTCACGCTCTACACCGACGTCGACGGCCGCTTCCCCAACCACCATCCCGACCCCACGGTCGAGGCGAACCTCGCCGACCTCAAGAAGCTCGTCGCCGACAAGAAGCTGGACTTCGGCATTGCCTTCGACGGCGACGCCGACCGCATCGGCGCGGTCGATGGCGAGGGCCGCGTGATCTGGGGCGACCAGTTGCTGATGGTACTCGCCGGTCCGGTACTGAAGGACTTGCCGGGCGCGACGATCATCGCCGACGTGAAGGCCAGCCAGACCCTGTTCGACCGCATCGCCGAAATGGGCGGCACTCCGCTGATGTGGAACACTGGCCATAGCCTGATCAAGTCGAAGATGAAGGAAACCGGTGCACCGCTCGCAGGCGAGATGAGCGGTCACATCTTCTTCAAGCATGAATGGTACGGCTTCGACGACGCGCTTTACGCCGCGGTCCGCCTGATCCGCGCGGTCAGCCAGAGCGGCAAGTCGTTGACCCAGCTCAAAAGCGAGATGCCGGTGTCGGTCGCGACCCCCGAGCTTCGCTTCCAGGTCGACGAAAGCCGCAAGTTCGCAGTCGTCGGCGAAGTCGCCGAGCGGCTCGCGGCCGAGGGCGCCTCGGTCGACAAGACCGACGGCGTTCGCGTCAAGACCGACGACGGCTGGTGGCTGCTCCGCGCTTCGAACACGCAGGACGTTCTCGTCGCGCGCGCCGAAGCTAGGGATCAGGCCGGGCTCGATCGCCTGATGGGCACGGTCAACTCGCAGCTTGAAGCGTCAGGTATCGAAGCGGTCGAAGCCGCGCATTAG
- a CDS encoding division plane positioning ATPase MipZ, producing MGQPHFIIFANEKGGTGKSTTAVHTAVALAASGHRVAALDLDQRQRTMTRYLENRDATMRRLDKKLPHAVYEVLEDQREEALEAAIERLSEQADVIVIDTPGRDDPIARAAIQKADTLVTPMNDSFVDLDLIGQVHPENYKITKPSFYAEMIWNSRTQRAKATGRSVDWVVLRNRLQHIESHNLRRVGAALDELARRVGFRVIPGLGERVIYRELFPKGLTLLDLADIGEVAVGHIAARQELREMIAGLAIPARADIGQAPKAAAAG from the coding sequence ATGGGCCAGCCGCATTTCATCATCTTCGCCAACGAAAAGGGCGGCACGGGCAAGTCGACCACCGCGGTCCACACCGCCGTTGCGCTCGCCGCCTCGGGCCACCGCGTCGCCGCGCTCGACCTCGACCAGCGCCAGCGCACTATGACCCGCTATCTCGAAAACCGCGATGCGACGATGCGTCGGCTCGACAAGAAGCTTCCGCACGCAGTCTACGAAGTGCTTGAGGATCAGCGCGAGGAAGCGCTCGAGGCCGCGATCGAGCGCCTGTCGGAACAGGCCGACGTGATCGTCATCGACACGCCCGGCCGCGACGATCCGATCGCCCGGGCCGCGATCCAAAAGGCCGACACGCTGGTCACCCCGATGAACGACAGCTTCGTCGACCTCGACCTCATCGGACAGGTCCACCCCGAAAATTACAAGATCACCAAGCCCAGCTTCTATGCGGAAATGATCTGGAACAGCCGCACCCAGCGCGCCAAGGCGACCGGGCGAAGCGTCGACTGGGTCGTCCTGCGCAACCGCCTGCAGCACATCGAATCGCACAACCTTCGCCGCGTCGGTGCCGCGCTCGACGAGCTGGCGCGCCGCGTCGGTTTCCGGGTGATTCCGGGCCTCGGCGAACGCGTGATCTACCGCGAACTCTTTCCCAAGGGACTGACCCTGCTCGACCTTGCCGACATTGGCGAAGTCGCGGTGGGACATATTGCCGCCCGTCAGGAGTTACGCGAGATGATCGCGGGGTTGGCCATCCCGGCGCGGGCCGACATCGGCCAGGCGCCGAAGGCTGCCGCTGCGGGCTGA
- a CDS encoding ligase-associated DNA damage response exonuclease, whose protein sequence is MPRPGSWIEPFPEGIFVKPAGAWVDPSQPKDKALVTHGHADHARGGHGAVWATPETLAIMDVRYGQQSANPVAYGETVRLGEVDVSFVPAGHVLGSAQIILDYQGERVVVSGDYKRRPDPTCAPFVVTPCDIFITEATFGLPVFRHPDTGSEIDRLLHRLRAEPERCILVGAYALGKAQRVIAEIRARGHDEPIYYHGAMERLCRLYEELGVPLGELRPVAGAKKEELQGRIIICPPSALNDRWSRRLPDPVTAMASGWMRIRQRARQKNVELPLVISDHSDWDELTTTIREVAPKEVWITHGREDALMHWCMTHQIKSRELNLVGYEDEEEE, encoded by the coding sequence ATGCCGCGTCCGGGTTCCTGGATCGAGCCTTTTCCCGAAGGCATCTTCGTCAAACCCGCCGGGGCGTGGGTCGATCCGTCACAACCAAAGGACAAGGCGCTGGTGACGCACGGCCATGCCGACCATGCGCGCGGCGGTCATGGCGCGGTGTGGGCGACGCCCGAAACACTGGCGATCATGGACGTCCGCTATGGTCAGCAGTCGGCCAACCCGGTCGCTTATGGCGAGACGGTTCGGCTGGGCGAGGTCGACGTCAGCTTCGTCCCCGCCGGCCATGTGCTGGGATCGGCGCAGATCATCCTCGACTATCAGGGCGAGCGAGTGGTCGTGTCGGGCGACTACAAGCGCCGCCCGGACCCGACCTGCGCACCGTTCGTGGTGACGCCGTGCGACATCTTCATCACCGAGGCGACGTTCGGCCTACCGGTCTTCCGCCATCCCGACACGGGCAGCGAGATCGACCGGCTGCTTCACCGCCTTCGCGCCGAGCCGGAGCGCTGCATCTTGGTCGGCGCCTATGCGCTGGGCAAGGCGCAGCGGGTGATCGCCGAAATCCGCGCGCGGGGACACGACGAGCCGATCTACTACCATGGCGCGATGGAGCGTTTGTGCCGCCTGTACGAGGAGCTTGGCGTTCCGCTCGGCGAGCTTCGGCCCGTTGCGGGCGCGAAGAAGGAAGAGTTGCAGGGGCGGATCATCATCTGCCCGCCGTCGGCGCTTAATGACCGCTGGTCGCGGCGATTGCCCGATCCGGTCACCGCGATGGCATCGGGGTGGATGCGGATCCGTCAACGCGCGCGGCAGAAGAATGTAGAGCTGCCGCTGGTCATTTCCGATCACAGCGACTGGGACGAACTGACCACCACGATCCGCGAGGTCGCGCCGAAGGAAGTGTGGATCACCCACGGCCGCGAGGATGCGCTGATGCACTGGTGCATGACCCACCAGATCAAGTCGCGCGAACTCAATCTGGTTGGCTATGAAGATGAGGAGGAAGAATGA
- the pal gene encoding peptidoglycan-associated lipoprotein Pal → MNKTILIGMTALALTIGGCGRKTPVADASSGAIDPNAGAPVTAADDSVDLVELPAMQADLVAKAGSDTIYFGTDQYGLDQASRATLGAQARWMLANPSVRGSIEGHADERGTREYNLALGERRANSAKDFLIASGVPAGRLTVISWGKERPAAQGSDESAWAQNRRAVTVVVK, encoded by the coding sequence ATGAACAAGACCATCCTCATCGGCATGACCGCGCTGGCTCTGACTATCGGCGGCTGCGGACGAAAGACCCCGGTGGCCGATGCGTCGAGCGGCGCCATCGATCCCAATGCCGGAGCGCCGGTGACCGCGGCCGACGATTCGGTCGATCTCGTCGAACTGCCGGCGATGCAGGCCGACCTCGTCGCCAAGGCGGGCAGCGACACCATCTATTTCGGGACCGATCAGTACGGGCTCGACCAGGCGTCGCGTGCGACGCTGGGGGCTCAGGCGCGCTGGATGCTCGCCAACCCATCGGTGCGCGGGTCGATCGAAGGCCATGCCGACGAACGCGGCACCCGCGAATATAATCTCGCGCTGGGCGAGCGGCGCGCCAACAGTGCCAAGGACTTCCTGATCGCCAGCGGCGTGCCAGCAGGCCGTCTGACTGTGATCAGCTGGGGCAAGGAACGCCCGGCCGCGCAAGGGTCCGACGAAAGCGCCTGGGCGCAGAACCGCCGGGCCGTGACGGTGGTGGTAAAGTAA